Proteins encoded by one window of Lathyrus oleraceus cultivar Zhongwan6 chromosome 1, CAAS_Psat_ZW6_1.0, whole genome shotgun sequence:
- the LOC127094386 gene encoding uncharacterized protein LOC127094386 encodes MGLPHKFKVSDLPKYKGLNCPRSHLTMCCRKMASHIDNDNLLIHCFQDSLAGASLDWYMSLEHSKIRSCWDLSEAFLKEYKYNLNVDPTRLQLQNQSQRSNETFKEYAQHWREMAFRVRPALSDNELVDIFMGTLKGLYFEKMISSSSTNFDGMVTIKERVKSGLKSRKITDTITQQTTNKRSHGGFAKKKEGEENVVTAKARPRYQFPMAPMPYYPYPYVVAAQYQQPSFQYQPQKELVPYLIHVGAIVPRELPAASPPFNRNHNPNATCTFHTGYIGHSTEDRWALKTRIQELIDQEIMSFSEEKPNVKINPLPNHSGASVNTVIEEEATESILRAEEVKTLMSVVLKKFEQFGFLEGVHDDCIVYEFDPDNCDRLRVACKN; translated from the exons ATGGGGTTACCCCATAAATTTAAGGTGTCTGACCTTCCGAAGTATAAGGGCCTCAACTGTCCCCGCAGTCACCTCACCATGTGCTGTAGGAAGATGGCCTCGCACATTGACAACGACAACCTCTTGATCCATTGCTTCCAAGATAGCCTGgctggggcttccttggattggtacatgagTCTAGAGCATTCAAAGATCCGGTCATGTTGGGATCTCTCCGAGGCATTCTTGAAAGAATACAAGTACAACCTTAACGTGGATCCTACAAGGCTTCAACTCCAGAATCAGTCTCAAAGATCTAACgaaaccttcaaggaatatgctcaacATTGGCGCGAAATGGCGTTTAGGGTTCGGCCAGCATTATCTGACAACGAATTAGTGGACATCTTCATGGGTACGCTGAAAGGGTTGTACTTTGAGAAGATGATCAGCAGTTCATCAACAAATTTTGATGGCATGGTAACCATTAAGGAACGTGTTAAGAGTGGGTTGAAATCAAGGAAAATCACAGACACGATCACACAACAGACAACCAACAAGAGGTCGCATGGGGGCTTCGCTAAAAAGAAAGAGGGGGAAGAAAACGTTGTAACAGCGAAGGCTCGCCCCCGATATCAATTTCCGATGGCCCCTATGCCATATTATCCGTATCCATACGTCGTCGCAGCTCAATATCAACAACCGTCATTCCAGTACCAACCACAGAAAG AGTTGGTGCCGTATCTGATCCACGTGGGAGCTATTGTACCAAGAGAACTTCCGGCAGCTTCTCCTCCTTTCAATCGCAATCACAACCCTAATGCCACATGCACTTTCCACACAGGGTATATAGGACACTCCACTGAGGACCGTTGGGCTCTCAAAACGAGGATCCAAGAGTTAATTGACCAAGAGATTATGTCGTTTTCCGAAGAAAAACCGAATGTAAAGATAAATCCCTTGCCGAACCACAGTGGCGCATCAGTCAACACTGTGATCGAGGAGGAGGCTACCGAATCTATACTGAGGGCCGAAGAAGTGAAGACTCTGATGTCCGTTGTATTAAAGAAGTTTGAACAGTTTGGGTTTCTAGAAGGGGTACATGATGATTGCATAGTATACGAGTTCGATCCAGATAACTGCGACCGGCTGAGGGTTGCGTGCAAGAACTGA